The Meriones unguiculatus strain TT.TT164.6M chromosome 1, Bangor_MerUng_6.1, whole genome shotgun sequence genome has a segment encoding these proteins:
- the LOC110559117 gene encoding zinc finger and SCAN domain-containing protein 5B, whose protein sequence is MATNVPSDSLGSEQPRSLISQETQAENQNDSPEVCHVMFRGFRPSERFSPIQNLRRISELCYQWLRPDLNSKEEILDQLVIEQFMISMPPELQALVKENGVKSCKELEKLLREGKHYHWSIIYSDEQIYFLPGSSFEKAEVPEDNVELSQEHLSNESEEPFSRGQANPEVQNLSETKDLSTKQKEQVLLMTVPENREPVHPRLEQSPGRDSQDSSVAFVFLHQDPQLTQGPAGSLRVKDLVTSQEDTNIDAVTSFTHILESNLALNRTLQSFQRDNIPTSQEGASIIVDTEPEVANPPSVQPVAHLAGQAQFCCSECKKGFFYRSQLIIHQRSHTGERPFKCNNCNKAFIQSSDLKVHQCTHTGNKPYVCTVCSMVFTHESTLLSHSRIHTKEKPYECEHCGKCFSHKGNLKVHVRIHSDLRPYICNECNAAFRQPGTLKRHLKIHSRMASV, encoded by the exons ATGGCTACAAATGTACCATCAGATAGCCTAGGATCAGAGCAGCCACGATCCCTGATATCTCAGGAAACACAAGCAGAAAACCAAAACGACAGCCCTGAGGTTTGTCATGTGATGTTCCGAGGTTTCAGGCCCTCAGAGAGGTTCAGCCCCATCCAGAATCTGAGGAGGATCTCTGAGCTATGCTATCAGTGGCTGAGGCCAGACCTGAATAGCAAGGAGGAGATACTGGATCAACTGGTGATAGAGCAGTTCATGATCTCCATGCCTCCAGAACTGCAGGCCTTAGTGAAGGAGAACGGAGTGAAGAGCTGCAAAGAACTGGAAAAGCTGCTGAGGGAAGGGAAACATTACCACTGG TCCATAATCTACTCTGATGAACAGATATACTTCCTCCCGGGTTCCAGTTTTGAGAAGGCTGAAGTCCCAGAGGATAATGTGGAATTGTCCCAAGAACACCTATCAAATGAGAGTGAGGAGCCTTTCAGCAGAGGCCAGGCCAACCCAGAGGTGCAGAACCTGTCAGAGACCAAAGATCTATCCACCAAACAG AAAGAGCAAGTTTTGCTGATGACAGTTCCTGAGAACAGAGAACCTGTACACCCGAGACTTGAGCAGAGCCCAGGGAGAGATTCACAGGATTCCAGTGTGGCATTTGTGTTTCTGCATCAGGACCCTCAGCTAACACAGGGTCCTG CAGGTTCTTTGAGAGTAAAGGATTTGGTGACGTCCCAAGAAGATACAAATATTGATGCTGTCACATCGTTCACCCATATTCTGGAAAGTAATTTAGCCTTGAATAGAACTCTTCAGAGTTTCCAAAGAGACAACATTCCCACTTCCCAAGAAGGGGCCTCCATTATAGTCGATACAGAGCCAGAGGTTGCTAACCCACCATCTGTACAGCCAGTTGCTCATCTTGCTGGTCAGGCTCAGTTTTGTTGCAGTGAATGCAAGAAGGGTTTTTTTTATAGGTCTCAGCTTATCATTCACCAGAGgtcacacacaggagagagaccCTTCAAGTGCAACAACTGCAACAAGGCGTTTATACAGTCCTCAGACCTGAAAGTCCACCAGTGCACTCACACAGGGAATAAGCCGTATGTGTGTACAGTCTGCAGCATGGTGTTCACCCACGAGTCCACCCTGCTGAGTCACAGTCGGATTCACACAAaggagaagccttatgaatgtgaGCACTGTGGGAAATGCTTCAGCCACAAGGGCAACCTCAAAGTCCATGTCCGCATCCATAGCGACTTGAGACCCTACATTTGTAATGAGTGCAACGCAGCCTTCCGACAGCCAGGGACTTTGAAACGACACTTGAAAATCCATTCAAGAATGGCGTCTGTGTGA